The DNA segment CATACTAGAGGCGATAAAGACGGTCGATAAAAGCATCAAATTTTATCAAGCCAGCACATCTGAGATGTTTGGCAAAGTCCAAGCCGTCCCGCAAAGCGAAACCACGCCCTTTTATCCGCGTTCGCCGTACGGAGTGGCAAAGCTTTATGCGCACTTCATCACGGTAAACTATCAAGAAAGCTATGATATTTTCGCTTCAAGCGGCATTTTATTTAATCACGAAAGCCCGCTAAGGGGGCTTGAGTTCGTCACGAGAAAAATCACGAATACGGCCGCAAAAATCGCCCTAAAAAAGGCTAAGACTTTAGAACTTGGTAACCTAGACGCAAAGCGCGACTGGGGCTACGCCAAAGAATACGTCGAAGGTATGCACGCGATGCTGCAAGCCAAGGCTCCCGATACTTTCGTACTAGCCACCGGAGTAACGACCACGGTTAGGGATTTTGTGAAGCTTAGCTTTGAAGCGCTAGATATCGGGATAAAATTCGAGGGCGAAGGCATAAATGAAGTCGGACTAAACGACAAAGGCGACGTGATCGTAAAGATAAATCCGGCATTTTTTAGACCGGCAGAGGTCGATCTGCTAATAGGTGACGCCTCAAAAGCCAAACAAAAGCTCGGCTGGAGCGCAAAGACCGATCTAAAAGAGCTTTGCGATATGATGATAAAAGCCGATCTAAGACGCATCGAGGCGGGATTTGAGTTCTAAGCGCGTTTTTATTACGGGCATCGAGGGTTTTACGGGTCGCTATTTAGAGCGGTACCTTCGCGGGCTAGGCTACGAGGTATCAGGCGGCGCCTTAAGCCCTAGCGCACCGCATCACGCGCACCTTGATCTGCTTGATAAAGATAGCATAAAAGCCGCCTTTAGAGTTAAATTCGACTACATCATCCATCTAGCCGCAGTTTCGTTTGCTATGGCAGATCCCGCCGAGATAAAAAACGCAAACGAAATCGGCACGCTAAATTTGCTAGACGCCCTAAACGCCGTTAAATTTAAAAAGGCGGTCTTTGCAAGCTCGGCTAGCGTCTACGGCGGAGGTGAGGCGCCTATGAGCGAAAGCTCCGCGCTAAATCCGCAAAGCGTCTATGCCCAAAGTAAAATTTATATGGAAGAGCAAATCGCTAGAAGCGGACTTCCTTTTATCATCGCGCGTCCTTTTAACTATACGGGCGCGGGACAAAGCGAAAATTTCCTCATTCCAAAAATCGTGCGACATTTTAGGGACAAAGCTTCCGCAATAAAGCTCGGAAATTTAACGCCAAAACGCGAGTACAACGACGTAAACGACGTCGTGCGGATATATGCGCAACTACTAGAGCTCGAAGCTAACGGCGAAATCTTTAATATCGGCTCGGGCAAGGCCTATAGCATCGAGCAAATTTTACAAATTTTACGCCGTTTAAGCGGGTGCGATATCGCCGTACAAAGCGATGCCAAATTTATCAGGACAAACGACCCCGCCCTACTCGTCTGCGATACGGCAAAACTGCTAAACTACGGCATAACTCCTTGCAGCGGCGATATAGAGGCGCTACTACGCCTAATGCTAGCTAGCGACTAGATGGGTTTTACGAATTTACGCACCTTGCGTAGCCGTACTTTGCGGCGCTAAACGCGAGCAAACGGGCAAATTTCGCTTTGGCAAATTTATCATAGCCCGCCGCCATCTCGCAACCATCTCAAATAGCTTAAATTTATGCTATTTGCGCCCGTAAAATCCTTACGTTTTAAATTTGAAGGATTCGTAAATTTAAGCTTTTATCAAAATTTGCTTCAAACACGGCAAAAGCGCCTTATCTACCCCAGTTATTTGCCCTTATCTAATGTTTAAGCGCAAACGGCGCGCCCAAAGAAAAAGCTAAGACTCCCGCGCCTGCGCCGTATCGCGAAAATTAGCCGCTTTTGCACGCAAATTTAAGCCGAATAAATTTTGCGCTACGGCTACAAAAACAGCACTAAATCTACAATCTAATATCCAAAACCACCGCCTAAACCGGTTTAGCAAATACGCGGTTTTAGGTTGCTATCATGCGCGCTTATACGGATAAAAATGCGCTAAAATGCCGTAGCTACGGCTTTGGTTGCGAGGATTATTAGACGCAAGCGTAAATTTAGCACGGCTTGCTATAGACGCGAGGCTTAGCGCTCATCTACGACGAAAACTTTTAATCCGCAAAAACACCAAGCCGTGCAGTTTCTTGCTGGAGGCTAGGCCCGTTTTGCAGTCTAAATTTAGCAGCCGCCTTATCGCTCTAGACGCGCAAACTGCTTGCAGCAAGCTATTCTTTGCCGTTTTGCCTCCGTGCCAGGCCGGCTAGTACCCTCCATACGCGCTGCGGCTATAACTAAATCGCCACCCGTTTAAACTACGAGCGAATTTAAAGAGGCGGTACGAAAAATATTTCTCGTACGCCAAAATGCTTGGAAGTCGCACTTATATAAACGTCCGCTACGCTCGCTCAAAGCAATACGTCATAAAGCGCCGCCTTTACCGCTCAAGTGGCAAGTTTATAAAGGCTGCGTGGATGACCTTAGAGCTGGATTTATTTAAAACCCCAAAGTGCCGCCTAGGTTATAAAAAGCAAAACAGCCTAAATCAGGCTTGCGTGCCGCTACATGCCGTAAGTCTTGCTAGGATAAGAGCGGTGATTTAGAGTAAAATTTCCGTAACGGCGCGCCGTAAAAGCCAATAAGACTGCTTAGGCAAGCTCGGTATAAACGCGTGCGAACCGCTATTTTGCCGTTTTGTAGCTACGGCTCGCGACCATATTGACCTAACTCGGTCGCACTTGCCAATAAAACGACTAGAACGAGCAATATCATCTTTTGCGGCGCTTTACGAAATAGCCGATTTTGCTTTTGGCATTTAAAATTTGAGGCAAGCTTTATGCTTCGGTAATTGTAGCCGGGCGCAAAACCATAGCCGCGTTTGCTAATGACGCTGCGAGAGCAAATTTGTCCGGCCGTCTTGAAATGCGGACGTAATCCAAATAATAAACGCCTGTTTTATCAGCTAGTAGCCTAGAGCATAAAACAAGCGGTTACAAGGGCACCGATCTATATAAAATGAAAAATAAATATCACCCTAGAGGCATATTTCGTACGGTACTTAAACTGCGGTTAAATTTACCTCATTCCAAACTCCCCAATTTGAGTTTCACGCAGCCAAAAGCGATGTTGCTGCTTTAGATTACGTAAAAACTCGTTTGATTCGTCAGCCTTAATGCCGTAAACACGATTTGCGAGTATGTTTTCCGTTAGCTTGTCATAGCCGCGAAATCTTGCCAAGCTTTATTGTCAAATTTGCCGCTATCCGTATTTAAACGACATTTGGATAGATGCGGATACTATATAAGCGCAAATCAACACCAACTGCGTCTAACGTCCGTAAACTCCTCACGTTTAAAAATATGCTTCTAGAGCTTAGCCGCCGTACTTTTACCACCTGATTTGAAAAATTAACGGGGTTATGACTACGAATATACGAAGCCTGTGCGCCTAAATAGGCGATTTACATTACTGTTTTTGCGCTAAAGCATGCTATATTAGCCGACGCAAGTGCTAAATTTATAAAATTTGAATTTATTCGACGAATTAAAAGTATACAAAGTAACTTGCCGAGACAAATTTACAAATAGCGCAACTATAAATATAGCTGAAACTTTGAGTTGTAAATTTCAATTTTGTTGGTACATAAAGCAGAAATTAAAATCCAAGTAGAGGTATAAGGTAAATATTAAGGAAAGAGTTTTAAACCGTAATCAAGAAAGTACAAAAATCGGTAGAGACAAGCTCTACCGAAAAAAAGAGATTAGAGACCGTTGATGGTAATTTCGCCGTCAGTTCCTAGCGAAGCGTTTAGGTTCGCTATGTTTACGCCCGATAGTTTTACTATATTTTCGTTCAATTCGAATCCAGTCGCTCCTGCCGCACCTTGGTTATAAAATAGATACGTGTCGTTTTGATAAGAAAAAGCATATACTTTATTATTTGCAGTAGCCGTACTAAACAAACCCGTTTCTTTGGCAAACTGAGCGAAATTCGCATATGCGTTACCGTTAGGGTTTAGATTAACTTTTTGTATATCAGCAGCAGTTGTGCCGGCGATTTTAATCTTATCGCCGACATTTACATTCTCGATAACGGTGTATCTTAGATTATCGCTGCTTCCGTCAAAGCCGCTGCCTGCTATCTTTGATGCGCTTACGTCAAAGGTATCGTTACCCGAACCGCCTTTTATC comes from the uncultured Campylobacter sp. genome and includes:
- the gmd gene encoding GDP-mannose 4,6-dehydratase, translated to MKKAIITGVGGQDGAYLARYLIDLGYEVYGGYRRAVSPNFWRLNELGILNEPNFHLVEFELTDPFNILSTVNEIRPEEIYNLAAQSFVGVSFKEPFHTANATGIGALNILEAIKTVDKSIKFYQASTSEMFGKVQAVPQSETTPFYPRSPYGVAKLYAHFITVNYQESYDIFASSGILFNHESPLRGLEFVTRKITNTAAKIALKKAKTLELGNLDAKRDWGYAKEYVEGMHAMLQAKAPDTFVLATGVTTTVRDFVKLSFEALDIGIKFEGEGINEVGLNDKGDVIVKINPAFFRPAEVDLLIGDASKAKQKLGWSAKTDLKELCDMMIKADLRRIEAGFEF
- a CDS encoding NAD-dependent epimerase/dehydratase family protein; protein product: MSSKRVFITGIEGFTGRYLERYLRGLGYEVSGGALSPSAPHHAHLDLLDKDSIKAAFRVKFDYIIHLAAVSFAMADPAEIKNANEIGTLNLLDALNAVKFKKAVFASSASVYGGGEAPMSESSALNPQSVYAQSKIYMEEQIARSGLPFIIARPFNYTGAGQSENFLIPKIVRHFRDKASAIKLGNLTPKREYNDVNDVVRIYAQLLELEANGEIFNIGSGKAYSIEQILQILRRLSGCDIAVQSDAKFIRTNDPALLVCDTAKLLNYGITPCSGDIEALLRLMLASD